A genomic region of Methanobacterium sp. SMA-27 contains the following coding sequences:
- a CDS encoding CopG family ribbon-helix-helix protein yields the protein MVIVSVSLSKKLLEDIDCIKDEMGFSGRSDLIRASARMLIADNREKAEMVGDTNSVLTLIHNQDVEDKVTEIKHDYEDIISTQIHSHLKEHKCLEIFILDGDVHRMYQLAKMFQTSSKMDYVKLTVV from the coding sequence ATGGTAATTGTGAGTGTTTCTCTAAGTAAAAAACTTCTTGAAGATATCGACTGCATAAAAGATGAAATGGGCTTTTCCGGTAGATCAGATTTAATAAGGGCAAGTGCGCGCATGTTAATTGCAGATAATCGCGAAAAAGCTGAAATGGTAGGTGATACCAATTCCGTGCTCACTTTAATACATAACCAGGATGTTGAAGATAAGGTCACAGAAATAAAGCATGATTATGAGGACATAATAAGCACCCAGATACATAGCCATCTTAAGGAACACAAGTGCCTGGAGATATTTATTTTGGACGGAGATGTTCATAGAATGTATCAACTAGCTAAAATGTTCCAAACTAGCAGTAAAATGGACTATGTAAAACTCACAGTAGTTTGA